The following are encoded in a window of Perca fluviatilis chromosome 21, GENO_Pfluv_1.0, whole genome shotgun sequence genomic DNA:
- the arf2b gene encoding ADP-ribosylation factor 2b, whose amino-acid sequence MGNIFASLFKGLFGKKEMRILMVGLDAAGKTTILYKLKLGEIVTTIPTIGFNVETVEYKNISFTVWDVGGQDKIRPLWRHYFQNTQGLIFVVDSNDRERVNEAREELSRMLAEDELRDAVLLVFANKQDLPNAMNAAEITDKLGLHALRQRSWYIQATCATSGDGLYEGLDWLSNQLKNQK is encoded by the exons ATGGGGAATATATTTGCAAGCTTATTCAAAGGCCTTTTTGGCAAAAAGGAGATGAGGATTCTTATGGTTGGGCTTGATGCTGCTGGAAAAACAACCATCTTATATAAACTGAAGCTTGGAGAGATAGTCACCACCATTCCCACCATTG GTTTTAACGTTGAAACTGTAGAATACAAGAACATCAGCTTCACAGTGTGGGATGTGGGCGGTCAGGACAAAATCAGGCCGCTGTGGCGCCACTACTTCCAGAACACTCAAg GGCTCATCTTTGTGGTGGACAGCAACGACCGGGAGAGAGTGAACGAGGCGAGGGAGGAGTTGTCCAGAATGCTCGCCGAGGACGAACTCAGAGACGCTGTGCTGCTCGTTTTTGCAAATAAACAG GATCTCCCCAACGCTATGAATGCTGCAGAGATCACAGACAAGCTGGGCCTGCACGCCCTGCGTCAGCGCAGCTGGTACATCCAGGCCACCTGCGCCACCAGCGGGGACGGCCTGTACGAGGGCCTGGACTGGCTCTCCAACCAGCTCAAGAACCAGAAATGA